The following are encoded together in the Oncorhynchus gorbuscha isolate QuinsamMale2020 ecotype Even-year linkage group LG03, OgorEven_v1.0, whole genome shotgun sequence genome:
- the LOC124028919 gene encoding G-protein coupled receptor 37-like 1 has product MTPLFALLLLFLSAAEPRHVVPGYTALGTDETDGAAGALTTGTGESDSELNLNQIGGDMGYIEPLMHESDANQKRIPRGAKDGSSRKQDQQSPHSYQHPRPYEPDGYFTTPKGPHLANSTPDRHGRTRGNSSKGSVLFHNPLYPVTDSSYGAYAVMLLALILFAMGIVGNLALMCIVWHNYYLKSAWNCILASLAFWDFLVLFFCLPVVVFNELTKRRLLGDLSCRIVPYMEVTSLGVATFSLCALSIDRFHAATSPQPQAPRVEPCQSILAKLSVVWIGSMVLAAPELLLWQLTQEVSVQPGGYVVDLCVRRPSLSLPESVYSLVLTYHEARMWWYFGCYFCLPLLFTLACQLVTRHVVAEEARMKHGSSTVVGGKRIRPSSSSSLSSSSSSSKKQQLKRDRRCSSTVVALAIVYAVCNLPENVCNIALAYIANPISTTTEALLALIGQFLLFVRCSATPVLFLCLCHSLGQAFMDCCCCCCEECLPNGASSSSSSSTTTTAVSTYPSSLSSPSSLSPSSTKEEKLHIVSGTIPAIFYDKAKDSSSLMAIGTPC; this is encoded by the exons ATGACTCCTCTTTTTGCTTTGTTGCTACTTTTTCTGAGCGCTGCGGAGCCCCGTCATGTCGTTCCTGGTTACACAGCGCTGGGGACTGATGAGACGGACGGGGCTGCAGGTGCACTGACGACGGGGACCGGGGAGTCAGACTCTGAGTTGAATCTGAATCAGATTGGAGGTGATATGGGATATATCGAACCGCTGATGCATGAATCAGACGCCAACCAAAAGAGAATCCCCCGGGGCGCCAAGGATGGGAGCTCGAGGAAACAGGACCAGCAGTCTCCTCACAGCTACCAACACCCCAGACCGTATGAACCGGACGGCTACTTCACAACGCCCAAGGGCCCACACCTGGCCAACAGCACCCCGGACAGGCACGGCAGAACCCGGGGAAACTCTTCCAAGGGCTCGGTGCTGTTCCACAACCCGCTCTACCCGGTAACCGACAGCTCATACGGGGCTTACGCAGTGATGCTCCTCGCCCTCATCCTATTCGCCATGGGCATCGTTGGTAACCTCGCGCTCATGTGTATCGTTTGGCACAATTATTACCTGAAAAGCGCGTGGAACTGCATCCTGGCCAGTCTGGCATTCTGGGACTTCCTCGTGCTCTTCTTCTGTCTGCCCGTGGTCGTCTTCAACGAGCTCACCAAGAGAAGGTTGCTAGGGGACCTGTCCTGTCGGATCGTGCCCTACATGGAG gtGACCTCTCTGGGAGTAGCCACATTCAGCCTGTGTGCGTTGAGCATTGACCGGTTCCACGCAGCAACCAGCCCCCAGCCTCAGGCCCCACGGGTGGAGCCCTGCCAGTCCATCCTGGCCAAGCTGTCTGTGGTTTGGATCGGCTCCATGGTCCTGGCCGCTCCAGAGCTGCTGCTGTGGCAGCTCACCCAGGAGGTCTCCGTCCAGCCAGGGGGCTACGTGGTGGACCTGTGTGTCCGGAGGCCCTCCTTGAGCCTGCCTGAGTCGGTCTACTCCCTGGTGCTGACCTACCACGAGGCCCGCATGTGGTGGTACTTCGGCTGCTACTTCTGCCTGCCGCTCCTCTTCACCCTCGCCTGCCAGCTGGTGACGAGACACGTTGTCGCTGAGGAGGCACGGATGAAACATGGGAGCAGCACAGTAGTAGGAGGAAAAAGAATACGCCCTTCCTCCTCGTCCTCTTTGTcgtcgtcctcctcctcttccaagAAGCAGCAGCTGAAGAGAGACCGTAGGTGTAGTTCTACAGTCGTGGCGTTGGCCATCGTTTACGCCGTGTGTAACCTCCCCGAGAACGTCTGTAACATTGCCCTGGCCTATATCGCCAACCCCATCTCCACAACGACTGAGGCCCTGCTGGCTCTGATTGGCCAGTTCCTGTTGTTTGTCCGTTGCTCGGCAACGCCGGTgttgttcctgtgtctgtgtcatTCTCTGGGCCAAGCCTTCATGgactgttgctgttgttgctgtgaGGAATGTCTACCCAATGGAGCCTCTTCATCCTCATCatcctccactaccaccaccgcaGTCTCtacctacccctcctctctctcatccccgtcATCACTCTCTCCGTCCTCCACCAAAGAGGAGAAGCTGCATATTGTGTCTGGAACCATACCAGCCATCTTCTATGACAAGGCCAAAGACAGCTCCTCTCTCATGGCCATCGGAACACCCTGCTGA